The following proteins are co-located in the Carassius carassius chromosome 39, fCarCar2.1, whole genome shotgun sequence genome:
- the mrpl27 gene encoding 39S ribosomal protein L27, mitochondrial isoform X1 has product MCVTPTSFKMAALASLILQSRPCILFSQTPTVVLTRFASKKSGGSSKNLGGKSAGRRYGYKKQDGNFVHAGNILATQRKGLMRWQPGAHVGIGTNKTLYALEDGIVRFTKEVFIPLPRSAEARDVIPKLPKGAVLYKTFINVIPTKQENTFKLVDMV; this is encoded by the exons ATGTGCGTCACACCCACGTCATTCAAAATGGCGGCGCTCGCGTCCTTGATCCTGCAATCCAGACCCT GTATTCTGTTCAGTCAAACACCCACAGTTGTTCTGACGAGATTTGCTTCAAAGAAATCAGGAGGAAGCAGCAAAAACCTAGGAGGGAAGAGTGCTGGCCGTAGATATGGTTACAAAAAACAAGATG GGAACTTTGTACATGCAGGCAACATCCTTGCAACACAACGCAAGGGTCTTATGCGCTGGCAGCCTGGAGCTCAT GTCGGTATTGGAACAAACAAAACACTTTATGCCCTAGAGGATGGTATTGTCAGATTCACCAAGGAGGTGTTCATTCCTCTACCACGTAGTGCCGAAGCCAGGGATGTGATCCCAAAACTTCCCAAGGGTGCTGTTCTGTATAAGACCTTTATCAATGTCATTCCTACAAAACAGGAGAATACATTTAAACTAGTGGACATGGTATGA
- the mrpl27 gene encoding 39S ribosomal protein L27, mitochondrial isoform X2, with translation MTFSDCNNVQCKSGILFSQTPTVVLTRFASKKSGGSSKNLGGKSAGRRYGYKKQDGNFVHAGNILATQRKGLMRWQPGAHVGIGTNKTLYALEDGIVRFTKEVFIPLPRSAEARDVIPKLPKGAVLYKTFINVIPTKQENTFKLVDMV, from the exons ATGACTTTTTCggattgtaataatgtacagtgCAAGTCAG GTATTCTGTTCAGTCAAACACCCACAGTTGTTCTGACGAGATTTGCTTCAAAGAAATCAGGAGGAAGCAGCAAAAACCTAGGAGGGAAGAGTGCTGGCCGTAGATATGGTTACAAAAAACAAGATG GGAACTTTGTACATGCAGGCAACATCCTTGCAACACAACGCAAGGGTCTTATGCGCTGGCAGCCTGGAGCTCAT GTCGGTATTGGAACAAACAAAACACTTTATGCCCTAGAGGATGGTATTGTCAGATTCACCAAGGAGGTGTTCATTCCTCTACCACGTAGTGCCGAAGCCAGGGATGTGATCCCAAAACTTCCCAAGGGTGCTGTTCTGTATAAGACCTTTATCAATGTCATTCCTACAAAACAGGAGAATACATTTAAACTAGTGGACATGGTATGA